CGCTTAACTGATTGGCCGCACTAACCGTGGTCCTTGGAGGTGGATCCTCGAACAATTGTCCTGCCGAACCTAGTTAGGCCGTGCATGTGAATCACCATCAAAAGGTACTTGTTCTTGCCACTAGAAAGCTGAACTCTAGGAACATTTATCAGAAGGGCATTGACACGGGAGGCACTCTGCCTTCGAATGGGCTTAACTAATTGCGAAACAGGTGCCAAAAGGTTCAGCGTTTtcattttggaaaaattttaagaaaaagGCACTGGAATTTAGATGAAATATTCCGAAAAGAATCTGGTCCGAACGGTAGCAAGGCTCCAGCTAGACTGATTTCATCAGAAGCCTTCAGGTCGTATGCCAAATTCGAAACTGACACAAAAATCGTGGCACATGTGATGATTAAAAAAGTACTGAGCTTTCATATTCTgtaaaagaaatatttgtatGAACGGCATTTTGAAACATTACATTACGAACTGAACttttcgatttattattaCTCTATCTCGTCAGAAATGAAAGCATCAACCATTTTCCCCTGTTCGAGTGACCCCCTAATAATAAGCAAAAAGATCGCTACTTTTATATTcgatttgttttaattaatactaaatttacattttcgaAATGTGTGCATCTTTAATTCTTAACGGTTATCTTGAAGTCCTTATATGTGGTCCACGAGTGAAGTATATTCCTCGTCCTTGTGTGATCAGCACTGCCGAATGTCTGCGGACCCATTAGGAACCATTAACCGGTGCTCCGGGAACCAAGGACCTTCTACTTACCCTGGAGGTGCCATAGATCTTCATTTTCTTGCTGTCCGCCTCGTTGAGAATCCTTCCACCACCGAGGATTTTCGCACAGATGCCCTGTggctccagctcctccaaaatGGAGTCGAACACCGTCACTGAAAGAAGGATATGTTAGGCTGCTCAAGGATAAACTTCCTGCAGTGAAAACTCACAATGGTTGTCAACATCGGCGCCTCGGACAATAACTCTTCCGTATTTCGTGAAGCCATGCGTATGAATATTCACTAACAAATAACGATTCTGACCCTTGGTTATCTTGACCCGGGGAATGCCTACCAAACTGATCAGATCGGTGGAATAACTTTTTTCTGAGAGCAAGAACAAAACGTGTGCTTTACACTTGTTAGATGTATAAACCTTTCTTAAGCCTTACGAAACGGAGAAACAATACGGGGAAGCTGACTCAAGGACTtgaacattttcattttatttaaccaaaggaaaggaaaagaaGGCAAATTTGCGTACAACCTGAAAAATTTAGATCCGAAAAGGTTTAGTGTGAGCAGTTGCAAAGCTACAGACTAACtgctttttaaaataatt
This genomic stretch from Drosophila yakuba strain Tai18E2 chromosome 3R, Prin_Dyak_Tai18E2_2.1, whole genome shotgun sequence harbors:
- the LOC6538824 gene encoding sex-regulated protein janus-B, with product MKMFKSLSQLPRIVSPFQKSYSTDLISLVGIPRVKITKGQNRYLLVNIHTHGFTKYGRVIVRGADVDNHLTVFDSILEELEPQGICAKILGGGRILNEADSKKMKIYGTSRTFGSADHTRTRNILHSWTTYKDFKITVKN